The sequence CCGTAGTCTACCGGCCAATTTTGCTACGCCACTTTTCAGGAGAACGGCATGAACTTCAAACGTGCAGCGCTGGCGTCAGCGATCGCAGCCCTACCCATGATGGCCGTCGCAGCCGACGCCCAGATGCCCGCGGTGGTGGTGTCCGACAGCCGCGAAGACGTGGGCGCCAGCACCGCCGTGTCGCAAGACACCCTCAAGCGTCAGTCCTCGGCCACCAGCGACACCGCCAGCCTGCTGCGCGCCGTGCCCGGCGTCAGCATCAACGCCGCCGGCGGCGTGTCCGGCCTGCCGTCCATTCGTGGCCTGGCCGACGACCGCCTGCGCATCAAGGTCGATGGCATGGACCTGATCGCCTCCTGCCCCAACCACATGAACCCCGCGCTGTCCTACATCGACCCCACCGCGCTGGGCAGCCTGCGCGTGTATAGCGGCATCTCGCCGGTCAGCGTCGGCGGCGACAGCATTGGCGGCAGCATCGTGGCCGACTCGGCCGCGCCGGTGTTTGCCGAGGCCGGGCAGGGCACGCTCGTTCAGGGCGAGATCGGCACCTCGTATCGCAGCAACGGCGACGCCTTCAGCGCCAACCTGGGCGCCACCGTCGCCACCGAAACCTTCAGCGCCACCTACAAGGCCGGCACCGCCAGCGCAAACAACTACAGGGCCGCGCGCGACTTCAAGTCCTTCACCGCCACCGGCCGCAGCGGCGAAACGGTGGACCGCGATGAAGTCGGCTCCTCGGCCTACAAAACCTACAACCAGTCGCTCGGCCTCGCCTTCCGCAACGAAAGCCACCTGTTCGAAGGCACCGTCGGCGTCCAGGGCGTGCCCTACCAGCTCTACCCCAACCAGCGCATGGACATGCTGGAGAACGACGCCAAGCGCATCAACCTGCGCTACCTCGGCCAGCTCGGCTGGGGCACGCTCGAAGCGCGCGCCTACCACGAGAAAGTCGACCACTACATGAACTTCGGCGCCGACAAGCAGCTGGCCTACGGCACCGCCGTCAATGGCATGCCGATGTATTCGGAAGGTGAAACCACCGGCGCCAGCATCAAGGCCAGCATCGACCTGAACACACAGTCCCTGCTGCGCATCGGCGGCGAATATCAGGCCTACCAGCTGGATGACTGGTGGCCCGCCTCGGGCACCGGCATGATGGGCCCCGGCACCTTCGCCAACATCAACGACGGCCAGCGCGACCGCCTCGCCGCCTTCGCCGAATGGGAAGCCCGCCACAACCCGCAATGGACCACCCTGCTCGGCGTGCGCTACGAGCGCGTCAGCATGGACGCCGGCGAAGCCAACGGCTATGCCGCCACCAACATGATGGGCACCAACCAGCTGCGCGACGCCTCCGCCTTCAACGCGCAGGACCGCGAGAAGACCGACAACAACTGGGACCTCACCGCGCTCGCCAAATACACCGTCGACGCCGAAATGGACATCGAGTTCGGCCTCGCCCGCAAGGTGCGCTCGCCCAACGTGTACGAGCGCTACACCTGGTCCACCTGGACCATGGCCGCCGTCATGAACAACACCGTCGGCGACGGCAACGGCTACGTGGGTGATGTGAACCTCGAACCCGAAAAGGCCACCACCCTCTCGGCCACCTTCGACTGGCATGCTGTCGACCGCGCCTGGGAGTTCAAGGCCACCCCCTTCTACACCCGGGTGAGCGACTACATCGACGCCGTGCAATGGAACGGCGCCACCAACACGGCCGCCACCAGCAACACCGACGACGCCTTCACCGTGCTCAAGTACCGCAACCAGGCCGCCCGCCTGTACGGCCTGGAGCTGTCCGGCAAAATGCCGCTGGCCGCCAACGCCTGGGGCAACTGGGGCGTCGAAGGCCTGCTGAGCTACACCCGGTCCAAGAACCTCGACACCGGCGACGCGCTCTACAACACCATGCCGCTCAACGCCACCGCCACGCTCACCCACACCCTCGGTGGCTGGGACAACCGGATAGAACTGGTCATGGTCAGCGAGAAAGACGACCTCTCCGACGCGCGCAACGAGATCGCCACCGGCGGCTACAGCCTGGTCAACCTGCGCGGCGGCTACAGCTGGAAACAGGTGCGCCTCGACTTCGGCGTCGAGAACCTGTTCGACAAGTACTACGACGCCCCCACCGGCGGCACCTACACCGGCCAAGGCACCACCATGGGCATCAACAGCATCCCCTGCGGCATTGCCGTGCCGGGCGCAGGTCGCTCGCTCTACGCCGGCGTGAATGTGAAGTTCTGATGTAATAAAGGCCCGGCGCCGAAAGGCACCGGGCCGCACCGCCTTTCCCGATGCTGCAGATCAGCGTAGCCCGGACAAGGCCCGCAGGGCCGCCTCCGGGATTCATCGCTTGATCAACCACCAACCCCGGATTGCGCTTCACGCCATCCGGGCCACCACGCCCCCGCCGGCGCCCCCAAAGCGCCAAGGCCTAGGGTCGCTCAGACGGCTTCAGCCAAACCATCCCCCCCCCTCCGGCATCGCCCTCTCGCACCGCCGAATCGGCCCAAACGGAATAAGCAGATAACCGCTTCGTCATTCCCGATCCATGCGCCGCAGGCTATCGTCGCAGCCGTCCCGAGTCCTTTTCAGAAGACCGCTGCACCATGGCCCTGCCCGAGTCCCTGCATGCCCTGACCGTTGGCATCGTCCTGGTCGCGCTCTTCGTGTGTTTCGTGCGCGAATGGCTCAAGCCCGACGTCGCCGCCATGAGCGCGGTGGCCCTGCTGCTCGTCCTCGGCCTGCTCGACGCCAAACAGGTGCTGAGCGTGTTCAGCAACAGCGCGCCCATCACCATTGCCTGCCTGTTCGTCATCAGCGGCGCACTGAGCAAAACCGGCTGCGTCGATCGCCTCGGCGACTGGCTGGGCGCCATGGCCGGCCACAGCGAACGCCGCCTGCTGCTGGCCATGCTGGCCGTCGGCGTGCTGGTGTCGCCCTTCATCAACAACACGCCGGTGGTGATGGTGATGATTCCGGCCGTCATCGCCATGGCCGGGCGCTATGGCGTGGCGCCCTCGCGGCTGCTCATTCCGCTCTCTTACGCCACCATTCTTGGCGGGCTGATCACCATGGTCGGCACCTCGACCAACATCCTGGTCGACGGCGTGGCGCGCGAGATGGAGCTGGCGCCGTTCAGCATGTTCGAGATCACCGCCCCGGCGCTGATCATGGCCTTGGTCGGCTGCGCCTTCATGGCCGTGTTCGCCCACCGCCTACTGCCAGTGCGCGAGACACTCACCCAGCAACTGTCGGGCAGCAGCGAGCGCCTGTTCATGACCGAGCTGTTCGTGCCCGAGGGCTCGCGCCTGGCCGGGCGCAGCCTGAAAGAAGCGCGGCTGACCCAGGGCGACATCCAGGTGCTCAAGCTGTTTCGTGGCGACGAAGCCTTCTCGGCGCCGCCGGCCCACACCCGGCTGGTGGTCGGCGACCGGCTGGTGGTGCACAGCCGCAGCCACGACATGCTGACCCTGCACAGCACCGATCTGGTCGGCCTGCACAACCGCAGCGACGGCGAGCACGACCTCGAAACCCTGCGCCGGCGCGACGTGGTGGTGGTCGAAACCCTCGTCGGCCAGACCTCGCGCTATGTGCAACGCCCCATCCGCGACCTCGATCTCGCCGCACGCTACGGCATCCATCTGGTCGCGGTGCATCGGCGCAACGCCTCGATTCTCGACATCGGCGACGACTTTCAGCTGCAGTTTGGCGACGTGCTGCTGGTCGAAGGCACGCCGGCGCAGATCAAGCGCTTCTGCGACAACGGCGACCTGTTCGCGCTCACCGACGGCAAACACGAAACCCCGCGCAGCACCAAAGCGCCCATCGCCCTGGCCACCATCGCCAGCGTGATGCTGCTAGCCGCGCTCAACGTGATGCCCATCGAAGCACTGGCACTGATCGGCGCGGTGGTGGTGGTGATCACCGGCTGCATTCGCGCCGACGAAGCCTACAAGGCCATCGAATGGCCGATCCTGATCCTGATTTTCGGCATGCTGGCCATCAGCATCGCCATGCGCGAATCCGGCCTCGCCGCCCTGATGGCCTCCGCGCTGGTCGGCCTCGGCAGTGACATCCCACCCTGGGCAATGCTATCGCTGGTGATCCTGTTCACCTCCATCGCCACCGAGTTTCTCAGCAACAATGCCGTCGCGGTGCTATTCACCCCGGTCGTCATCGGCGTCGCCCAGCAACTCGGCGTCGACCCGCGCCCCTTCGTCGTCGGCGTCATGTTCGCCGCCAGCTGCAGCTTCGCCACCCCCATCGGCTACCAGACCAACACCCTGGTCTACACCGCCGGCAACTACCGCTTCGCCGACTTCGCCCGCATGGGCGTGCCGATGAACCTCATCACCTGGCTAACGGCCAGCGCACTGATTCCGCTGTTCTGGCCCTTGTAGGGTGGGCGGCTCGCCGCCCACCAGACGGTGGTGGTTGGCGGCCGCGGGCCTTCAACGTCACGTCGTAGCGGTAGGGCGCAATAACCGAAGGGCATTGCGCCGAATGCCGGGCAGAGGCACCATGTCGGCGTATGCTCGCGTTCTTTCAGACGATTGAGAGACGACGCTGAGGTTGCGGCCGAGATGGGTCGTGGCTCCCCGGCGTGAGGCTTCCATCCGGCGCAATGCCCTTCGGTTATTGCGCCCGCGAGCTTCAAGACCTGACTCCCAATCCTTTTTGGAGACACGTAATGGCTGACCTGACCGCAGTTTCAACAGTCCTATCGAGCATCAAGGCTGCAACCGATATCGCCAAGATCGTGCGAGAGAGCGGCCTGACGCTTGAACAGGCAGAGTACAAGCTAAAGCTCGCCGAACTCGTTGAAAAGCTCGCTGATGCAAAGCTCGAACTCGCCTCAATCCAAGACGTCATTGATGAGCGAGATCGCCAGATCAAGGAGCTCAAAGAAGCTGCCATCGTAAAGGGCAAGTTGTCTTTTGATCCGCCTTACTATTGGCTAGTAGGGGAGAACGGTCTTCGAGATGGCCCTTTTTGCCAGCAATGCTACGACTCGTCCGCCAAACTCATTCGGCTCACCGGCTTTGGCAATGGCTACTGGGAGTGCAAGACCTGCAATAGCAACTATATGGACGTCAGTTACAACGCGGAGGCGTATATGGTTTCGCGGGGATGCGACCACAATCCCTACAGTTAATCCCATCTCAATTCAACAAGCCATCTCGACCCATGCGCTCGCTCCTCACCTTCCTGTTCATCGCACTACTAACTTCTACCGCTAACACGGCAACTTTCACTCTTGGAAAGGTTGGGAACGGCAGAAACATCGCTGGCATTTTGATTGAAGGTGAAATTGTCCCAGGCGATTTTGCTAAGTTCGAGTCCGAAGTACTTCGCCGACAGAATATAGACCCGATATGGCTTGCTTCGCCTGGTGGCGACATGATTGAAGCAATGAAGATCGGCGAGCTTATTCGGGAGCTGAAGCTGTCCGTATGGGCTCCGAGCAAGAATGGCCTGTTATTTCCGGCTGTCTCCAATCGAGCAAACGCGGTTTGCGCAAGTGCCTGTTTCTACCTTTATGCCGCAGGTGTGCAGCGAAGGGGGGAAGTTGTCGGGATTCACCGCCCCTATCTTCCTCAAGCCACCCTGGCTGCCATGGAGTTAGATGCAGCCGCACAAGCCCAAAGCGTCGCACTGGGGATTTCTCGTGAGTTTCTAACGAGGGCCGGCGTACCACAAAGCATCATCGAGCACATTGCATCCATCGCCTCAAATCAAATTGTATGGCTAACCGCTGACGAGCTTTCGTCATTAAACGGCTTCATCCCCGAATTCGATGAGTGGTTCAAAGCGAAGTGTGCCAAAGATCCCAAGACTCACCTGCCGCTGACAATGGTTGGGCGATTCGAATGTCAGAGCAAGTTGCTCGAGTCGGAACAAGCTGCCGCGAAATTTCGATGGTTACTACGATCAGCACCGCGCAGCGAGTAATGAGCCACCGGGCGCAACCGATGCCCAACCCGGCAGCAAGCGTAGGTTGGGCTGACGAAGGAAGCCCAACACTCGGCGTTCCACAATTGCGCGGCTGAATGTTGGGCTTCGCTGCGCTCAACCCAAGCTACATGATGCCGTCGCGCACTTGCGGGAGACGGGGTCGGGTCGAAAGGCGTCAGCCACCCCATCCGCGCAAGCTCACTGCCACCTGCCTTAACGCTTGCCCACATCCAGCGCTGCAACCGCCTGCTTGATCGCCGCATCAACCGCCTTCTGACGGTCACCCAGGCCGGCGGCGCGGGCGTCGAGCGCCTTGGCGGCCTCTTCGGCCAGGGGCTTGAGCGCCGGGGCTTCGTCCATGGCCTTGCGCAGTTCGCCACTCTTGAGCACGGCCATCTGCGCCTTGGTGTCTTTCTGAACGGTCTTGAAGCGCTCGCCGAGCCGGTTGCCGTAGCTCGACACCGCGTCGGCGATGTTGCGGGCGATCTGGGCGTCGGGATTTTCGAGGCTGCGGTTGGTTTTGGCGCGCAGTTCGGGGAGGTCGGGCACGCGCAGGATGGCGCCTTCGCGCACCGCACTGAGTTTGCGTAGCTGCGGGTTCTCCTTGATCAGCGCGGCTTCGGCCTTTTCGCGCTGTTTGGGCGTGAGTTTGACGAAGAGTTTGTCGGCAATGGCGGACACAGACTTTTCGCCACGGAAGGTTGCTATAGCCATGATGGGGTCCTCACATTCCGATGATGTTGAATTGGTCGATGGGCGCGGGCACCGAGGTGCCGCTTTGCACGACGATGCTGCCGGTGCTGATATTGCCCATCACGATGGCCAGTTTTTGCTGCGGATGCAGGTGCAGGGTCTCCTGCTCGCTGGGTGCCATCAGGCGGTTGTTGCTGGCGTTGAGCGTGCGCCCACCGAACTGACCGAGCAGCGGCGCTTTGCCACCATCACCCACCACTTCGCAGTGATTGTCGGCGAACAGCAGGCTATCGACGCCGCCGCACTGGTTGAGGGGCACCGCGGTGGCCTGCCCGCGCAGCTGGTTGCCGCGGATCGACACCGCAGCGGGTCGCAGCGCCACCGCGAAGGCGCGGCGGGTGGTGAGCAGATAGGCCGACTCGGCGACCGCAAAATAGCCGGCGGCCACAAAACCGGGCACCGCGCCTATCGACTCGGGGACGATGTTGATGGCCCGCCACTCGATCACGATGGGGTTTTGCCCGGCTTCGCCGATGCGCTCGACGCTGTTGTCGTCAATCGCGGCGCGGTCGAAGGGCGGCAGCACGCGGATGGCTGCCACCGGCGCGCTGAGGCGGTCGGGCCCGATACCGAAGAAGCGGTTGCCGGCGATGCGCATCTGCCCCACGGCGGCGCAGCGCAGGGCGTCGATGCCCGGGCTGGTGAGCGCCGAGCGGGCGACCTGGGCGATGACGTTGTCGAGCACATCGCCGCGCTCGACGCGGATCAGCTGCACCGCCACAAAGGCGGCGTTGTCGTTGCCGAGCACCTGGCCGAGCTGCTGGCACTGGTTGCCGGCAAAGCGCAGCAGGCCGGCGCCGGCGCCCTCGCCCATGATCAGCGCGCCCAGGCCAATGCTGTCGATCTGGTTGTCGGTGATGATCGCCTCGTCAACCTGCTGGGTGACGAGGATGGCGTTGCCGCGCAGGCCGAGCAGGCGGTTGGCGTGGATGCGCACGCGGTCGATGGCGACCGGGTCCAGCCCTTCTTCGAGCACGATGCCGTGGCCGCTGCGCTCGCCGAAACCGGTGATTTCGTTGCGCTCGACGGCGAGGCCATCGACCCCGCCGCGCACGCCGTCGCTGGCGGTGTAGATCACGTTGTCGGTCACCGCAAAGCTGGAGCCCGCCAGCACCGCGCCGGTCGCGGTCACCGCCGCCTGCGTGCCGACCAGCATGAAGTTGCCGTCGATGCGGGTGTTGCCGTAGTGCAGGCTGGTGCCGTCGAAGCTGACCGCGCGCTGGCTGCAGAAGCACAGGTTGCGCGCCATGCGCAGCTCGCCGGTGAGCACATAGTTGCTGTCACCACCCGACACCGCCGCCACGCCGCGCTCGGCGACGATGGCGCAATCGGTGATGCTCACGCCGAGCATGTTGCCGCTCAGGCCGATGCCCACACTGGTGCCGTCGCCCACCGCCAGGCCGAGCACATTGATGTGTTCGGTGCGCAGGTCGGTCACACCGCGCGCGGCGATCATGGCGGTGCTGCCCGAGGTGGCGGCCGAGCCGATCACGGTAAGGTTTTCGAGCGCCACGCCGGCGCTGTTCTGAATCTCGAACACGCTGCCCGGCTCGGCGCCGACCAGCAGCGTGGCCCAGCCCTGCCCGCGAAAACGCAGCGAGCGCGCGCCATCCACATTCAGCGGCGCGCCAATGCTGTAGTTGCCGATGCCCAGACAAATCGTGCCGCCCACATCCTTGATGCTGTCGATGGCCTGCTGGATGGTGGCGGTGCCGTTGTTGTGGTTCTCGGCGCTGACGCACACCGTGCAATCGCAGCCCTCGCCCTCGGCGATCGGCGGCCACAGGGTGCGGCAGTCGGTTTCTCCGTCCGGAAAATTGACGATGGCCAGCCGCGCGTAGTGGTGGTGGATGCCCAGCGGCGGCGCGTTGGTGAGGATCTCGACGCTGGCATCAACCGTGCGCGCGGCGAACACCCAATAGTCGCCGGTCTTGAACTCGCCGCCGGCCGGGTCGAGGCTGAAGTCGACCAGGATGCCGTGCTCCAGAAACAGCCGCGTGGTGCCGCCGGGGATGGGGATCTCGCCGGTGGTGCTGGTGTCGAGGTTGGTGGCCACCGTGCCGCTCTCGCGGCGCACCTGGCCGGACTGGTCCCAGCGGCGCACGCGGGTGTTGCGCGCCGGCAGCGTGGCCTGCTGCGCGTCGGTGGGGAAGAGGCCGGCCGACAGCGCGATGTCGAAGCTCAGCGTGCGCGCGGTGTCGTCCACCCCGCCGGCCACGCGGATGCGGCGCAGCTCGCCGGGCAGACCGTGCAGCTCGCGGTGGTCGTCGGTCACTTCCACCCAGTCGCCATCATGAAAGCGCAACACATCGTCGCGGCCGATGGAATCGACCGTAATGCGATCGCGCGCCGGGTTGATGTGACTGACCCGCGAGGCCACGGTGGCGTTATCGCGCGACCACTTGAAGGTGGCCGTGCCAATCGGCCCGCCGGTGTGCACTTCCACGCGGTAGGTCTGGTTCTCCAGCCCGCGATAGCCGGCGGCGGGCGGCACCTGGCAGGGGTTGGGGTCGAAGGCCGGGTCGCCGGTGTCGGTGCTCAGGCGGCCGGCCGAGGGGGCGATGACGGCCTGCCAGCCGGCGATGTCTTCATCCTCGGTGGCGCAGGTGGCGTTGCCCACGTTGGGCAGCACCTTCACCTGCCACACCGTTTGCAGCCGGCCGGTGGTGTCCACGCCCACGGCGGGCTCGATGAGGCCGGGGTCGTTGATGGCGCTGATGTCGCGCTGCCACACATCCACATACACCAGCGCCGCGCCGCTGGCCGGCAGGGCCGGCGGGTTGGGGTAGTAGGGCTGGGCGGTGTAGGCCAGCGGCGTGGTGCCGGTGAGCTCGGCCAGGCGCGGGTCCCAGGCGTCGGGCGTGCCGCCGTGGTTCTCGGCGAGCAGGCCGTCCACATAGATGCGTCCCGGGCCGATGGTGAGCGCCCCGCCGGCCGCCTCGATGCGGAAACCGTCGGGCGTGATGCGCGGCACCACGTTGCCATTGAAGGTATCCAGCGTGCCGGCCTGCAAGCGCCGGCCAAGCTGGGCGACCCACTCGTTCCATTCGGCGTCCAACTGCACGCGGCCCTGCTGCACGACAAATCCGAAAAAGTCCTTGCGGGCGTCGAAGCGGATACGGCTCAGATCGAAACTCATGATGTGGACTCCTTCGCATGTTGCTGATTGACGGTGGCCGGCGTAGGGCAGGTTTCAACCCGCCTCTCGGTATTGGCATGGCGGGTTGAAACCCGCCCTACGCGGCTTTGCCATCGTTCGGATGTGGGTTGGCGTTTCATGATTCGTAGAAGATGCCGGCGCGCAGGCCGACCCGCAGGTATTCCGCAAGGCGGATCCGCAGGTTGGTTTCGCGCTGGGCACCGTATAGGTGATGGAACACGCCCATTTCGCTCTCGTCGTCCGCGCCGCGCAGCACCTCGACCGGCGTGGCGGTGGTGAGCTGGCCGTAGGCCGGCGTGCCGTAGTGCAGGGACGTAAAGCGCGGGGCGATGTGGCGGGCGGACTGCGCCGAATCGGGCTGGCAGCGGTGGCGCGCCGGCACGATGGATTCAAACGGCAACCACGAGAAACGCACGCAGCCCACCTGCTTGCGCGCCGCGCGCACCGGCGCGACGCCTGCGGCGGCCGTGGCGAGCAGGATGCTGTTGGAGATCAGCCCGACCTCGGCGGTGTGAACGGTGCCGACCACGGTGCAGGCCACCAGCGACAGCGCGGCGCCGGGGGCGACGCCGTCCATGGCGGCAAAGGCCACGCCCTCGCGCGCGGTGGCGTCGATCAGGCTGTCGGTGGCGCGCACGGTGCTGCGTTCATGGCTACGGATGCCGCCGACAATGCAGCGGTCGATCTCGACCTCGAGCCCGGCGATGGCCAGTTGCAGGCTGGGCACCGCCGGCTGGGTGGGGCTGCCATCGGCATTGAGCGCGATGCCGGGCACCAGCGTGCAGTGGATGAGGTTCAGCCGGGCCAGCGCGTTGCCGCCGGCATCGGGCACCGCCAGCGGCGCGCCGGTGATGAGCAGGCCGTTGAGCGTGCAGGCGGCATTGGCGGCGCCGGTGACGGTCAGCCCGCCCAGCGCCAGCACCGGGCGGCGGCCGTTGGCGGCGCGGATCTCGACCGCGCCATCGGCCACCACGTTGATCGTCAGCGTTTCGCTGTAGCGGCTGGAATCGGTGATTTCGACCACGCCGTCGCCGGCGATCGCGGTGAGCGCCGCGGCGAGCGTGGGGTGGTCGTCGGGCACCCGCACCTGCGTGACACTGGCCGGCGGCACCGGCAGCGTGGCGCCGCGCTCGTATTCGCCGCCGCCGATATCGGCCGAGAAGCCTTCGCGCCAGCTGAGGCGCACATCGGCCGGGTCGGGGGCGTCGGCGGGCAGGGCGATGCGGCCGAGCACCGGGTCAATCGCGTAGATGCCGTTCGGCGGCGGGGTGTGCGCCCAGCTGCCGGCCTCGTCGCCGAGGTGGCAGATGTGGATCTGGTCGCGCTCGATGACGGTGCCGTCCACCGCCAGGATCAGCGCCGGGTCGGGGTTGTCCAGCGGCGCGCCTACCGTGGCGTGCTCGCCATAGTGGCGGGCCAGATGGGTGGCGAGGCGGCGGCGCGACAGCGGCCAGGGCACGTTGTCCGGCTCGGCCAGATGGGTGATGTCGTCTTCGGCCAGCGGGCGGTTGTAGAGCGGCAGGTCGTGGCCCAACGGGCTGGCCCGGTAGCGGCGCACGCCGGCGCGGGTGGTGGGCGATTCGCGGTGCGGATAGGCCTGAATGCGCCACAGGTGCAGGCCGATGTTGGGGATGTTGTGCCGGCCGCGGCCGGACTCGATGCGCCGCACGTCCACCGTGCGGTTCACGGTCTCGAAGGCGGTGCCGATCCATTCCAGCGGCTCGGCGCGGCGCAGGTCGGGCGTGTGCAGATTGGCCGGACGCAGGTGGTTCATGTACTGCGTGGTGCACAGGCGCTGGAAGTATTCGACCGCGCGGGCGTCCCAGCCGGTCACATCGCGCGCCAGCTGTTCGAGCACCAGCGCCGTGCCCTTGCGCCGGCGCAGGGCGATGGTGTGCGCCACCTCGGCGCGCGCGCTGGCGGCCTCGGGCGCGGCCTGGTGCAGGGCGCGGTAGCCGATCAGGTCGCCGATGTAGGGCACGGCCCACTCGGCGCAGGTCTCGATGAACAAGTCGTCGTAGAGCTGTTCCAGGCTCTCGTCGGCCACCGCCAGCTGCTCGGCCAGCACGCCGATAAGTTCTTCCAGCGGGCCGCGATCCAGCCCCTCGGCTGCGGCCTGCTCGGCGTCGCGGATGCGGTGGATGGCCGGCAGCAGCTCGAACAGCTTTTGAGTGTCGGTACTCACGGCAGCACCTCCAGTTCGATGGGGTCAGCCGCCAGCGTCAGTAGCTCGGCGGCCAACGGCACGCCGGTGAGCGAGGCCACCGGCAGCGCGGCAAACAAGCGCGGCACCACCACGGTCGGACTCTGGCCGACGCGGTAGAGACGGGTCACATGCACCGCGATCACCCCCGGCACGCCTTGCGCCACGGCGGCCACTTCGTCGATGGACACGGTCTGGCCGAAGGCGCGGCGGGCAAAGCTGAAGGCCTCGCGCAGCGCGGCCTCGACCGCCGCCAGCACGGCGTCGAGTTCAAACGCCTTGTCGCGCTTGATCGACAGCCGGCAGCGAAAACGCGCGTCGCGGAAATTGAGCAGGCGCAGCGGCACCAGCGGATCGCCGTAGGTGACCAGCGCGTCGCGCAGGTTCTTGTAGGTGTCGTCGCTCTCGGGCACCAGCGCGCCGTCGATGCCAGCGATGCTCAGGAACACGCCGCGCGCCGGGCCGGCCGGAATCCACAGCGCGTGCGCCTTGTCGATGCCGGCAAAGGCGCGGGCGAAGTTGGCATAGTCGTCGATGGACACCGCGCGATCGAGCGTGAGCACGGTGAGCGGCGCGTTGTCGCGGGCGCGGGCCAGGGTTTCGGCATCTTCGCCGCCGGTGGCCGGCGAGGGGTTGACCGCGCCGGTGACGCCGAGCGGCCGGCTGAGCAAGGTGGTGAGCTTGCCGGCGGCCAGATTGCCCGCCGCGCCCAGGCCCTTGCGATAGCGCACCCGCAGGTTGGTGCTGCCGCTGGGCAGGCGCGCGCCTTCGGTGCCGTCGCCAAACAACACGGTGCTGCGGCCCTCGTCGTCTTGCGTGGTCTCGTACACCCGCGCATCGGGCGCGGCGGCGTGCAGCGTGGGTACCTCGGTCCACAGCACGTCGTTGACCCGCAACTCCAGCGACGAGGCCCGGCCGCTGGTGGTGTTGGCGCTGACAAAAGTGAGCGGCGCCTGGCCGAGCGCAAAGCGCTGGTTGGCCGCGCTGCCGTCGCCGCTGCCGAGGATGGCCTCGACCGTTTCGCCATGCGTGGCCGGGGCGACGTTGGCGTTGATGCGCAGCGCGTCGCGCGCATACACCTGTTGCAGCGGCGCTTTGAGTTTGAGGTGGGTGTAATCGCGGTCGAGGATGATCGGGTCGTTGGCGGTGCCGATGAAGGCGATCTCGCTCACCAGCGCGTCGTCCTTGCGGCTGTCGGCCAGGCGCAGTTCGCTGCCCTTGGCGGTGAGCGTGCCGGTGCGCCCGTCGCGGTCTTCAAGCGCGAGGCGCAGCACCACGCTGGCCTTGCGCAGTTGCGCGGCAAAGCTCTCGGCGCTCAGCGCCACCGGCGTGCTGCCGAACAGGCGCACTGCCGGCGCGCGCATGAAGAGCTCATCGCCCTCGGTCAGCGCCACACTGCCGCCGCCGTCCACACTCAGCGACAGCCCCGCCGCGCGCGGCGCGATGGCGATGCGCTGGCGCGGGCCGGACAGCGCAATCGGCTGGCCAGGCAGCAAATCGACAATCCGCTGGCCGAGCGTGATCGCCTCGCCATAGACCGGATGAAAGATGGGCGTGTCGACAGTATCCAGGCGCTCGCTTTGCGCCAGCACCAGCGTGCGGCGCAGCGGAAAGCGGCTGGCGGTGAGGTTTTCGGTGGTGTCCGGCGTCACCCGCGTGACCTTGCTGGAGATGGCGAAGGCGTTGCGGCTGCGGTGAATCACCTTGCTGGCACGGTACAGCTCGGTGTAGCCGGGCAAGGCGGCGCTGCCCAGGCCGGGCTCGTTGGAGACCAGCGCAATCCAGCTGCCGGCGGTGATCTTGGCGTTGTCGGTGTCCAGATCGAGCGCCGAGGTGTCGAGCGCGAAGTTTTTCCACTGCCAGGTGCTGCCGCTGGTCTCGATCAGGCTG comes from Denitromonas sp. and encodes:
- a CDS encoding TonB-dependent receptor gives rise to the protein MNFKRAALASAIAALPMMAVAADAQMPAVVVSDSREDVGASTAVSQDTLKRQSSATSDTASLLRAVPGVSINAAGGVSGLPSIRGLADDRLRIKVDGMDLIASCPNHMNPALSYIDPTALGSLRVYSGISPVSVGGDSIGGSIVADSAAPVFAEAGQGTLVQGEIGTSYRSNGDAFSANLGATVATETFSATYKAGTASANNYRAARDFKSFTATGRSGETVDRDEVGSSAYKTYNQSLGLAFRNESHLFEGTVGVQGVPYQLYPNQRMDMLENDAKRINLRYLGQLGWGTLEARAYHEKVDHYMNFGADKQLAYGTAVNGMPMYSEGETTGASIKASIDLNTQSLLRIGGEYQAYQLDDWWPASGTGMMGPGTFANINDGQRDRLAAFAEWEARHNPQWTTLLGVRYERVSMDAGEANGYAATNMMGTNQLRDASAFNAQDREKTDNNWDLTALAKYTVDAEMDIEFGLARKVRSPNVYERYTWSTWTMAAVMNNTVGDGNGYVGDVNLEPEKATTLSATFDWHAVDRAWEFKATPFYTRVSDYIDAVQWNGATNTAATSNTDDAFTVLKYRNQAARLYGLELSGKMPLAANAWGNWGVEGLLSYTRSKNLDTGDALYNTMPLNATATLTHTLGGWDNRIELVMVSEKDDLSDARNEIATGGYSLVNLRGGYSWKQVRLDFGVENLFDKYYDAPTGGTYTGQGTTMGINSIPCGIAVPGAGRSLYAGVNVKF
- a CDS encoding SLC13 family permease → MALPESLHALTVGIVLVALFVCFVREWLKPDVAAMSAVALLLVLGLLDAKQVLSVFSNSAPITIACLFVISGALSKTGCVDRLGDWLGAMAGHSERRLLLAMLAVGVLVSPFINNTPVVMVMIPAVIAMAGRYGVAPSRLLIPLSYATILGGLITMVGTSTNILVDGVAREMELAPFSMFEITAPALIMALVGCAFMAVFAHRLLPVRETLTQQLSGSSERLFMTELFVPEGSRLAGRSLKEARLTQGDIQVLKLFRGDEAFSAPPAHTRLVVGDRLVVHSRSHDMLTLHSTDLVGLHNRSDGEHDLETLRRRDVVVVETLVGQTSRYVQRPIRDLDLAARYGIHLVAVHRRNASILDIGDDFQLQFGDVLLVEGTPAQIKRFCDNGDLFALTDGKHETPRSTKAPIALATIASVMLLAALNVMPIEALALIGAVVVVITGCIRADEAYKAIEWPILILIFGMLAISIAMRESGLAALMASALVGLGSDIPPWAMLSLVILFTSIATEFLSNNAVAVLFTPVVIGVAQQLGVDPRPFVVGVMFAASCSFATPIGYQTNTLVYTAGNYRFADFARMGVPMNLITWLTASALIPLFWPL